A region of the Dysgonomonas mossii genome:
TCATTGTTGTCTGAGTTTTTTCTGTCGGCAGCAATCAAGATGTCCGCCCGATTCTTTAGCAACTCTTTGTTTTGATTCTTAAATGTTGTGAGGTCATCATTCACATCTCCACCCTTCACGTTTATCAAGTCGGGGTATAATGCATCTCCTTTTAGTTCTACATCCCATCCTTTGTTTACAAGTATGTAGGTGCTTTTTGTATTCTGGTTGAAATAAAGGGACATTTCTGTAAGGGTGTCAACTGCTCCTTTGAACGAAAATTCTCCTTTTGCATTTATCGGAATTGTATCTATAACAACGGAGTCGCCGACTTCATGAGACATTAGGAAATAATTCCCTGTAAGATTCTCCAGTTTTCCGGATATCTCATATTTCGATGTCGCTTTTTTGTCACAGGATATCATTACTGTAGCGCAAAGTGTAACGATTCCTATGTAGCGTAATGCATTATAGATAGACATTCTTCCTGATTTTGTTAAGTTATATATCTTCCCCTTGATATTTTGAACGTGTAAAGATACTATTTATTATTTAAACGTTTAAAAAAATAAAATTGTTCTAAAAAAAACTAATTTAAGGAAGGCTGATGAACTTGTTTCTTCCTGTTAAAATAGATTCGGACTGAAAAAGAGTCGTTTATATTCAGAATATTTGAACTTTAACCCTTGATCTTTTTCTTATTATTGTCTTTTCTTTCCCTTATCTGGTATACTATTATATGCTCTTTGTAAGAAACGAAAACATTTAAAATCATTATCTTTGCTCGTAAAAAACAAATTGATATTGTATGAAATCATTCGGTTCTCTTTTTTTCCTTCTTATAAGCATATTGTTTCCTATGAAATCTTATAGTCAAGAAATTCCTTTATCTCTCGAAGACCTTATTCCGGGAGGTAAAACGTACAGCAAGTATCGTGCCGAAATGCCTCGTCGGGTAAGTTGGGCTGGTGATAAACTTACCTACGTTAAGGGGGATTCTATCATGATAGCACCTAATACGGAAAAGGAAACAGCTCAGGTTTTACTTACAGTTAAGGATATTAATGCCAATAGTGGTTTGGGCGAAGGAGAGAGCGTTAAGAGTTTAACTTACGTTCAGTTTGTTTCTGCAACGTCAAACAATTTGATGATCGTTTCTCCCGAAAAGATCTATTTGTACGATTTTGTAAATAAGAAGTTGGCAGGAACTTTTTCTTCTACAGAAAAAATGGAGAATCACGACCTGTCAGATAAAAGTAACAATTTGGCATACACGATAGAGAATAATCTTTTTGTACAAACTCCTGACGGGAAAAAGTATGATGTCACAACCGATACTGACAAGGGTATTGTAAACGGACAATCTGTCCATAGAAATGAGTTCGGAATAAATAAAGGCACTTTTTGGTCTCCTAAAGGGAATCTTCTGGCTTTTTACCGTATGGACGAAACAATGGTGACAGATTATCCTTTGGTTGATGTTTCGACTCGTATTGCTCAACTGAAAAATATAAAATATCCGATGGCAGGAATGAAAAGCCATCATGTCACAGTCGGCGTTTTTAACCCTGCAACTAAGGAAACAGTATTCCTTAAAACAGGTACACCGAAAGAAAAATATCTTACAAATATATCTTGGAGTCCCGATGAAAAGAGTGTTTATATAGCAGAAGTAAACAGAGGCCAGGATACATGTGTGCTAAGAAGCTACGACGCTTTGACCGGAAAACTGCAGACGACATTATTTACAGAGACTCATCCGAAATATGTAGAACCAGAAAATCCTGTTCTGTTTTTGAAAAATGATCCGAATAAATTTATTTGGCAAAGTGAACGTGATGGGCACAATCATTTGTATCTGTACGATACTAGCGGTAAGTTGCTAAAACAAATCACTACGGGAAATTGGGATGTCACTTCTGTTCTCGGGTTTGACGAAAAAGGAGAAACTATATTCTACGTATCCACCGAAGAAAGCCCGATAGAAAGGCATATTTATAAGCTTACTCTGAAAACAGGGAAGAGAGAAAAACTGTCGAAAGAAGAAGGTGTGCACAATGCCATGCTGAGTGCTTCGGGAAAATACGTATGTGATATTTATACTTCACAAAACAATCCTGGTAAAGCAGGCGTTACGGAGACTAAAACAAATAAAACCTATATCTTTCATACAGCTAAGAATCCTTACAAGAATCTGGAGTTGCCTGAAATTACGTTAGGTTCGTTGAAGGCCAATGATAATAGTACTGATTTGTATTATCGCATTGTTAAGCCTCTGAACTTTGATCCGAACAAAAAATACCCTGTAATAGTTTATGTCTATGGAGGTCCGCATTCGCAATTGGTAGATAACTCATGGCTGGGTCAGGCGAGGGGTTGGGATATATATATGGCCGAAAAGGGATATATTGTTTTTACAATCGATAACAGAGGTACAAGCTATAGAGGGATAGATTTTGAGAATATCACACATCGCAGACTTGGTGTTATAGAGACTCAGGATCAGATGACAGGTGTTGAATACTTGAAATCTTTGCCTTATGTAGATACTGACAGGATAGGCGTTCATGGATGGAGTTTCGGTGGTTTTATGACTCTCAATCTGATGCTTCGTCATCCCGAGACTTTCAAGGTAGGTGTAGCCGGAGGCCCTGTTACCGACTGGAAATATTACGAAGTGATGTACGGCGAACGATATATGGATAGTCCACAGGTAAATCCTGAAGGATATAAAGAAACAAGTATGGTAGCACGTGCGGGAGATCTGAAAGGACGCTTGATGCTTATACATGGAGATGAAGACCCGACAGTAGTGATGCAGCAAAGCCTGCAATTCCTAAATTCTGCAATAAAGAAAGGAACACATCCCGACTTCTTCATCTATCCGGGGCATGGTCACAATATGATAGGGCGTGATAGAGTGCATCTGCATGAGCATATAACTCGCTATTTTGATGATTTCTTGAAATAACTGATAAGTAAATGACAATAACCAGAACTGATTCGTCCAATAAAGATTTTATCGAGCTTATACCATATCTCGATGCGGAACTAGACGTAATGGATAGGGAGGCTCATACGATATGCAGTCAGTATAACGGTGTGGAAGCTATAAAAAATGTCGTTCTTGCTTATTCGGAAGGAATAGTTGTCGGGTGCGGAGCAATCAAAAAGTACTCGGAAGATACGATGGAAGTAAAACGAATGTTTGTAAGACCCGAGTGTCGCGGCAAAAGGATTGCTTCAAATGTCTTGAAAGAATTAGAAGCTTGGGCTTTAGAGTTGGGGTATTCTACATGCATTCTCGAAACCAGTTGTAAGCTCTCCGATGCGATAAGACTTTATGAGAAAAGCGGCTATATGCAAATACCTAATTATGATCAATATGAAAATGTTGATACTAGTCGATGTTTTTGCAAAAAGCTGAAATAAATACCTCGAATAGAAATTGACTCGAACAGATACATTTCATTCTAATAATTATCTATTAATAGAAGTGTGGATATGAGGGGAGTCTCTTGAAAGGTTATTTGTAATTTTGATAAAAAAGGTAACAAATGAAATCAACGAAAAAGGTGTTACTTTTGTCACTTTTTAGTATTTAATAAATTTAGAATAAGGTACATGTACAAAATAAGTAAACAGTTCTCTTTTTCGGCCTCACATATTCTTAAGGGACTCCCTCAGGAGCATCCTTGTTCCCGATTACACGGGCATAACTATGTTATTACCGTGCATTTGAAGTCAAAGGAATTGAATCAAGTAGGCTTTATAAAAGATTATAGAGAACTAGACAGTGTAAAGAAATATATTGACGAGAAACTCGACCATAGACACTTAAATGATGTTTTGTCCTT
Encoded here:
- a CDS encoding S9 family peptidase codes for the protein MKSFGSLFFLLISILFPMKSYSQEIPLSLEDLIPGGKTYSKYRAEMPRRVSWAGDKLTYVKGDSIMIAPNTEKETAQVLLTVKDINANSGLGEGESVKSLTYVQFVSATSNNLMIVSPEKIYLYDFVNKKLAGTFSSTEKMENHDLSDKSNNLAYTIENNLFVQTPDGKKYDVTTDTDKGIVNGQSVHRNEFGINKGTFWSPKGNLLAFYRMDETMVTDYPLVDVSTRIAQLKNIKYPMAGMKSHHVTVGVFNPATKETVFLKTGTPKEKYLTNISWSPDEKSVYIAEVNRGQDTCVLRSYDALTGKLQTTLFTETHPKYVEPENPVLFLKNDPNKFIWQSERDGHNHLYLYDTSGKLLKQITTGNWDVTSVLGFDEKGETIFYVSTEESPIERHIYKLTLKTGKREKLSKEEGVHNAMLSASGKYVCDIYTSQNNPGKAGVTETKTNKTYIFHTAKNPYKNLELPEITLGSLKANDNSTDLYYRIVKPLNFDPNKKYPVIVYVYGGPHSQLVDNSWLGQARGWDIYMAEKGYIVFTIDNRGTSYRGIDFENITHRRLGVIETQDQMTGVEYLKSLPYVDTDRIGVHGWSFGGFMTLNLMLRHPETFKVGVAGGPVTDWKYYEVMYGERYMDSPQVNPEGYKETSMVARAGDLKGRLMLIHGDEDPTVVMQQSLQFLNSAIKKGTHPDFFIYPGHGHNMIGRDRVHLHEHITRYFDDFLK
- a CDS encoding GNAT family N-acetyltransferase; the protein is MTITRTDSSNKDFIELIPYLDAELDVMDREAHTICSQYNGVEAIKNVVLAYSEGIVVGCGAIKKYSEDTMEVKRMFVRPECRGKRIASNVLKELEAWALELGYSTCILETSCKLSDAIRLYEKSGYMQIPNYDQYENVDTSRCFCKKLK
- the queD gene encoding 6-carboxytetrahydropterin synthase QueD; amino-acid sequence: MYKISKQFSFSASHILKGLPQEHPCSRLHGHNYVITVHLKSKELNQVGFIKDYRELDSVKKYIDEKLDHRHLNDVLSFNPTAENIARYLYDIFVADIPELYAVEVSETPKTTAIYEADSK